Part of the Sporosarcina sp. FSL K6-2383 genome is shown below.
GCAATTGAAATTCATGATCGTTCAATGATGATTTTGCTATCGAAAGGCCTTAAAATATGAGAGAAGATTTAAGAATAAAGGTTTTGCTTTACTTATAATTGTTGTAACACGTTGGAGGAGGTATATATGTTGAAAATAGTACTAGCACCTGATTCATTCAAAGGGAGTTTGACAGCTATACAAGCAGCGCGGGCGATGGCAGATGGTATTCGTGACGTTGATCCTGCAATTGAGATAGTAATGCTTCCGGCGGCTGATGGTGGGGAAGGAACGATGAACAGTTTGGTTGGTTCAACTGCCGGAAAGACTGTTACTGTTGTTGTTCAAGATCCGCTCGGTCGTAAAGTAAAGGCTAGTTATGGTGTCCTTGGGGATGGGGAGACATGTGTCATTGAAATTGCGGAAGCGTCTGGTTTGATGCTATTGACTGAAGAGGAGAGAAATCCGCTTATCACTTCTACGTTTGGTACAGGCCAACTAATTATCCACGCATTAGATGCAGGTTTTCGAAAATTTATCATCGGGCTCGGCGGCAGTGCGACAAATGATGGCGGGGCTGGCCTGTTGCAAGCGTTAGGCATGAAGTTGATGGATGCCAATGGCGCTGAATTACTACAAGGTGGCGGATCGCTGAATAGGCTAAGTTCAATGGATCAAACTCATTTCGATGAGCGGATTTCTGAAAGTACCTTTTTAATCGCCTGTGATGTAGAAAATCCGCTTGTTGGACCTGATGGTGCTTCAGCTATTTTTGGTCCGCAAAAGGGTGCTTCAGCTGAAATGGTAGACGTGCTAGATCACAATTTGACGAAATTGGCATTGGTAGTAGAAGTGTTTACAGGTATTTCATTGCAAGGAAGAAAAGGTGCAGGTGCAGCTGGAGGAGCGGGGGGAGCTTTTCAAGCATTATTTCCAGGTGAGATGAGGCGCGGGATTGAAGTCGTGTTAGATGCGATTTCGTTTGCTGAACATGTAACGGAAGCAGATCTGGTTCTGACAGGCGAGGGGAAAACGGACAGTCAAACGTTATCGGGTAAAACACCCTTTGGCGTAGCACAAGTCGCGAATAGGGAAGAGAAGCCTATTATTCTCATTTCAGGTGCAATAGATGAAGAGAGTCGGGAGCTATTAGCGCCACTTTTTACCGAATTACATGCGGTTGCGGATGGAACAATATCGTCAAAAGAGTCGATTGACCATGCTAGTTATTATTTGCGCTTAAAAACAAAGAAAGTGATGGAGAACTATCTATCAAATCACAACTTAGAATAGTAGAGGACTATAAATTACACGACGTTTTACCGGAATATTTTAAAAATATATAAAAAAAGATTGTGTAATTGGAGATTAAATGTATAATAGGTTCATAAGTTATGCAACCGGTTTCATTGGAATGCGTTTTCGGTATTTTTGTTATTATGTGTAATGTACGAACGATGATGTGTATTCAAATGCTGCTCACAACGGAAACTAATGCAAACGGTTGTACAACTTTAGTAAAGGTATTGACATTCTAAGGAGGGGTAGAAGAAATGAAAAAACAGTTAACATTTCTAGCTATGCTTGTACTAATCATTGGTTTACTCGCTGCATGCGGGCCAGATCGAGAGGTGCCCGAAGCCGAAAGTACTGATACGACAGACGCAGCTAAGGGGAACGAAGAACAAGGTGATGCGGAAACTGAAGAGCCTGCAAAACCAGAAAAACTTGTTGTATGGGAAGATGTTGACAAATCGATTGGTTTAACACCAGCAATCGAATCTTTTGAAAAAGAATATGGCATTAAAGTTGAATTTAAAGAACTCAATATGGCTGATAAAATGCGTGATCAGCTACGTCTTGATGGACCATCTGGAACTGGAGCCGATGTCGTGACATTGCCTCATGATCAGATTGGTCAGGTCGTGACAGAGGGGTTAATTCAGGAAATTGATGTGGCTGATGATGTGCTTGCTAAGTTCACTGAGTCATCAGTAGGTTCACAGAGATATGACGGTAAGTTGTATGGATTGCCAAAAGCAACAGAAACACCTGTATTCATCTACAACAAAGCGTTAATGTCGGAAGCACCTGCAACAATGGATGAGTTACACGCGTTTGCGACAGAATTTAACGATGGTAAACAGTTCGGCTTCCTAGCATTATGGGATAACTTTTACTTTGCTCACGGCGTAATTGGCGGTATGGGCGGTTATGTATTCAAGGATAATGACGGTGCACTTGACCG
Proteins encoded:
- a CDS encoding glycerate kinase — its product is MKIVLAPDSFKGSLTAIQAARAMADGIRDVDPAIEIVMLPAADGGEGTMNSLVGSTAGKTVTVVVQDPLGRKVKASYGVLGDGETCVIEIAEASGLMLLTEEERNPLITSTFGTGQLIIHALDAGFRKFIIGLGGSATNDGGAGLLQALGMKLMDANGAELLQGGGSLNRLSSMDQTHFDERISESTFLIACDVENPLVGPDGASAIFGPQKGASAEMVDVLDHNLTKLALVVEVFTGISLQGRKGAGAAGGAGGAFQALFPGEMRRGIEVVLDAISFAEHVTEADLVLTGEGKTDSQTLSGKTPFGVAQVANREEKPIILISGAIDEESRELLAPLFTELHAVADGTISSKESIDHASYYLRLKTKKVMENYLSNHNLE
- a CDS encoding extracellular solute-binding protein encodes the protein MKKQLTFLAMLVLIIGLLAACGPDREVPEAESTDTTDAAKGNEEQGDAETEEPAKPEKLVVWEDVDKSIGLTPAIESFEKEYGIKVEFKELNMADKMRDQLRLDGPSGTGADVVTLPHDQIGQVVTEGLIQEIDVADDVLAKFTESSVGSQRYDGKLYGLPKATETPVFIYNKALMSEAPATMDELHAFATEFNDGKQFGFLALWDNFYFAHGVIGGMGGYVFKDNDGALDRNDIGLSNEGAVAGAEYIQSWYSEGLFPKGIIGDTGGSAKDGLFNEGKVASVMDGPWAFQGMTDAGIDIGVAAMPTLPNGEHMKTFMGVKGWHVTSFTEHEYWATKLIEWLTNEENAKIRFETTQEIPPIKTLIEDPIIAENEGAKAVALQSQYAVPMPNIPEMGEVWEPVGSALQVIATGKSEPQAAMDDAVKTISTNIETNHPSE